A genomic segment from Eremothecium gossypii ATCC 10895 chromosome III, complete sequence encodes:
- the FAT1 gene encoding long-chain fatty acid transporter FAT1 (Syntenic homolog of Saccharomyces cerevisiae YBR041W (FAT1)), whose amino-acid sequence MAQQLLKQVLRTLALPVIMPLLALNRRFRILDDIRTITYFVQALVAYGWCTLTQRFPTWYVFEAQVAKHGDSPCIRYCRPQARKGDFTVETYTYRETYEHVLRLSYVLYHDYGVRAGEHVAVNYANKPMFLFLWLALWNIGAVPAFVNHNQKGTPLIHSVKISNARLLFVDAGTTNLPKGSEAELLKELPELQIHHFDEEQMLAIIKSDKSPSLLIKRGERTPRTLHDYDPAMLIYTSGTTGLPKSAIMSWRKATLGCSLFGFMMRISPESVVLTAMPLYHSTAALLGVCAVFTQGGCIAISNKFSTTTFWKEAYLSKATHIQYVGEVCRYLMNAPKSEYEDMATVKVAYGNGLRQSIWMDFKKRFRIEAIGEFYASTEAPFATTAFQLGTFGVGACRSYGSLVHWILSYQQTLVRVDPDDESVVYRNENGFCEVPASDEPGELLMRIFFPRKPHTSFQGYLGNKKATESKVLRDVFRKGDAWYRSGDLLKSDKYGQWYFVDRMGDTYRWKSENVSTTEVENQLLSFNKDLFDCLVVVGLKIPSYEGRAGFAVIQLNPARRGLDHASLLDDLVEYLKHALPRYALPLFIKFTNQLETTDNYKFAKKQYKNQQLPHGADGDETIYWLKDYSQYKVLTDEDWEQISTGKAKL is encoded by the coding sequence ATGGCACAGCAACTACTGAAGCAAGTGTTGCGGACCCTTGCGCTTCCGGTGATAATGCCGCTTTTAGCGCTGAACAGGAGGTTTCGGATATTGGACGATATTCGGACAATCACGTACTTCGTTCAGGCGTTGGTAGCATACGGATGGTGCACACTGACACAACGGTTCCCAACATGGTATGTTTTCGAGGCCCAGGTTGCGAAACATGGGGATTCGCCGTGTATCCGATACTGCCGCCCGCAGGCGCGGAAGGGCGACTTCACGGTGGAGACGTACACTTACCGTGAGACGTACGAGCATGTGCTGCGGCTGTCTTACGTGCTATACCACGACTACGGGGTGCGTGCCGGCGAGCATGTGGCGGTTAACTATGCGAACAAGCCGATGTTCCTGTTCCTATGGCTGGCGCTGTGGAACATCGGCGCTGTGCCGGCATTTGTAAACCACAACCAGAAGGGCACGCCGCTGATTCACTCGGTGAAGATTTCGAACGCGCGCTTGTTATTTGTGGATGCAGGAACGACCAACCTGCCCAAAGGGTCCGAGGCGGAGCTTTTGAAGGAGCTTCCTGAGTTACAGATCCACCACTTTGACGAGGAGCAGATGTTGGCGATTATTAAAAGCGACAAGAGCCCCTCTCTCCTAATCAAACGTGGCGAGCGCACGCCGCGCACCCTCCACGACTATGATCCTGCGATGTTGATCTACACGTCGGGGACGACGGGACTGCCTAAATCGGCAATTATGTCCTGGCGTAAAGCTACTCTTGGATGCTCGCTGTTTGGTTTTATGATGCGTATAAGCCCAGAAAGTGTGGTACTCACGGCCATGCCGCTGTATCACTCGACCGCGGCGTTGCTGGGTGTCTGCGCAGTTTTTACACAGGGCGGCTGTATTGCCATCTCCAATAAGTTTTCGACTACCACATTCTGGAAGGAGGCATATCTGTCCAAGGCCACGCATATCCAGTATGTGGGAGAAGTGTGTCGGTACCTCATGAACGCTCCGAAATCCGAGTACGAAGATATGGCAACAGTTAAGGTCGCTTACGGGAACGGACTCCGCCAAAGTATCTGGATGGATTTCAAAAAGAGGTTCCGCATTGAGGCGATCGGTGAATTCTACGCATCAACTGAGGCGCCATTTGCCACAACTGCCTTCCAACTGGGTACGTTTGGCGTTGGAGCATGCAGGAGCTATGGCAGCCTTGTGCACTGGATACTGTCGTACCAGCAAACTCTAGTGCGGGTTGATCCGGACGATGAGTCGGTAGTATACCGGAACGAAAATGGATTCTGCGAGGTCCCAGCAAGTGATGAACCTGGTGAACTACTAATGCGGATCTTTTTCCCCCGCAAACCGCACACCTCGTTCCAGGGGTACTTGGGCAACAAAAAGGCGACGGAGAGCAAGGTTCTACGCGATGTTTTCAGGAAGGGAGATGCATGGTACCGGTCAGGCGATCTCTTGAAATCCGACAAGTACGGGCAATGGTACTTCGTGGACCGGATGGGTGATACGTACCGGTGGAAATCCGAAAATGTCTCGACTACCGAGGTGGAGAATCAGTTGCTCTCGTTCAACAAGGACCTCTTTGACTGTTTGGTTGTAGTGGGCCTGAAGATTCCAAGCTACGAGGGTAGAGCCGGGTTTGCTGTTATCCAACTGAATCCAGCGCGCCGCGGACTGGACCATGCCAGTTTGTTAGACGACCTTGTCGAGTATTTGAAACATGCTCTTCCTCGGTACGCCTTGCCGCTGTTCATCAAGTTCACAAACCAGCTGGAAACAACCGATAACTATAAGTTCGCCAAGAAACAGTACAAAAACCAGCAGTTGCCTCATGGTGCGGATGGGGACGAGACAATTTACTGGTTAAAAGACTACTCGCAGTACAAAGTCTTGACCGACGAGGACTGGGAGCAGATATCAACCGGAAAGGCAAAGCTTTAG